The genomic stretch TGAACCTGAAGAAATCCGAGCAAAACTGCTCTCGGCTCTGGAAGAGGAGATCCGAATCATGCTCTCCGAACAGGTGACTGAATCTCGGGAAGACATCGACCTGTGCATGATCCTGGGGGCGAATTTCCCTTACCACACAGGAGGGCTTACATGGGCCAGATAATTAACGTGAGCGACTTCACAAAAGAAGGCGGTTGGGTCTATAGTTTAACTAACAGCGATAGTTTTCTCCGGGAGTTCTTCCCGACATTCCTTCCATGAATCCAAGGACAGCTCATGTCAGCTCAAATTCCTCCGACGAGGTTATCCATCGTCAGCGGTGACGCCAACTCTCCAGTCTCGTCGTCCGAATCACAGAACCTGAGCACTAAAGAAGATAAGGCCGGACCCACAGTGGCCCCAACGTTGTATATGAATGCGCGGGTCTTCACCGCAGACCAGCCTGCATGGGCAGAAGCCCTCATCGTCGAGGGCGACAAGATCGCCTACGTCGGTGACGGAGCGACGGCTCGGCGCCTCGCCGGGGACGACTGCGTCGAGGAAGACCTCGACGGAGCCCTGGTCCTGCCGGGCTTCGTCGACGGTCACGCCCACATCGTGGCCACGGGGGAGGCCGCAGGGCAGGCGGACCTCTGGGGCGCCCAGGACCTGGCGGAAATCCAGCGCCGTCTTTCGCGGTGGGCGTCCGCGCACCCGGAAGCCCCGCGCGTGCGGGCCCAGGGGTGGCTCCACGGCACGGTGCCAGGCGACGGACCGACGCGGCACATGCTCGACGAGGTCATTGCCGACCGCCCCGTTTACGTCCAGGCGTACGACTACCACTCGATCTGGCTCAACACCGCGGCTCTGGCCGAGATCGGTATCAACAGTCATACGGTGGCTCCCCGGGGAGGTTCGATCGCCCGGGGCGAATCCGGCGAACCGACCGGCTACATCGACGAGACGGCCATGCAGCAGCTCGTCTGGCCGGCGCTTGACGGCGCGGCAAGTGATGCCGAGCGCGACCGGCACCTTGAGGCAGCCTTGGCGGGATACCGTGCGGTGGGCGTGACGGCCGCGATCGACATGGGCCTGGACGAGGGCGACCTCGCCGCCATGGTTAGGGCCGAGGAGGCCGGCACGCTCACCGCCCGCATCGCCGCCCACTGGCGGATCCACCGCTCGGAGGACCCGGCGGAGAACCTCGCCCAGGTCGCGCGGGCAGCCGAGCTCGCCGCGCGTCACGATTCGCCGTGGCTGCGCGTTGTCGGCATCAAGGTGTTGGTCGACGGCACGGTGGATGGGTGCACCGCAACCCTCGGCCGCGCATATGCGGACGGCTCGCTCCCCGGGCCGATTTGGGACCTGCCTGCCCTTGCCCCCGTCGTCGCGGCGGCCGACGCCGCCGGCCTCCAGGTCGCGATGCACGCCATCGGCGACGAGGCAGTCCGGATCGCGATCGCCGCCGTCGAACATGCCGTGCGGACCAACGGTCCTGCGCAGCGCCGGCACCGGATCGAGCATCTTGAGGTCGTTGAACAGGCCGACATCGTGCGGCTCGCTGCGCTTGGCATCGTAGCGAGCATGCAGCCGGTTCACGCCGACCCGGCCATCCAAGGCAACTGGCGGGCCATGCTCGGCGACGAGCGCATCGATCGCGGTTTTCCGTGGCCGGAGATAACGGATGCAGGCGCGGCTCTGGCCTTCGGGACGGATTCACCGACCTCGCCCTTCGCGCCCCTGCCCAACATGTTCGTCGCCGCGACGAGGCGATCCGCCTTCGACCCTTCTTTGCCGCCCAACATCGCCCGCTACGCCTTGCCCCTCGAAGAAGCCGTCGTTCACGCGACGCGGGACGCCGCATGGTCCTGCCGCGCCGAAGACCGTTTCGGGCGCCTCTCCGCCGGACTGTTCGCGGACTTCATCGTCCTCGACCGGGACGTCTTCCGGACCCAGGCTGAGGAGCTGCTTGAGGCCAAGGTCGTCCGGACCGTCGTCGCAGGGCGAGATGTCCTCGCCATGGAAGGGGCGGTGCACCGATGAGCGCCCAGACAGCCAGCACCGCACGCCCCCCTGCGCCGGCCTCAGCCCGGGGCACCGCGAACCGCAGCTCCATCTGGCACACCGTCCGCTTCATCGCGGCGCGGCTCGGCGGACTCGCCGCTACGCTCCTTGCTGCGAGCTTCGTCGTCTTTGGTGCGCTTTATCTGGCGCCGGGTTCACCGCTCACATTCCTCACGCAGGGTCGCTCGATGACTCCGGACGCCATCTCGCAGATCAACGAGCGATATCACTTCGATGAACCCTTCGCGTTGCAGTACATCCGGTGGCTCGGCGGCGTGGTCCAGGGCGACTTCGGCGAGTCGATCCTTTACAGGGAGCCTGTCGGGCCCCTGCTGGCCCAGCGGATCGGGACGACCGTGGCTCTCGTTGCCCTGAGCGCGATCTTTGTCGCTCTCATCGGGCTCGCCATCGGCATCTTCGCGGGTCTCCGCCCCGGACTCCTTGCGAGCACGCTCATTGGGCTCTCGACCGCGGCGATGGCCGTCCCCACGTTCGTTGCCGCCGTCGTCCTCACCCTCGTGTTCGCCGTCAACCTGGGATGGTTCCCCGTCTTCGGTGTCGGCGTCGATCCCGCGGACGCGCTTTACCACCTCGTGCTGCCGTCCTTCGCACTCGCTCTGGCATCGATCGCCTTCGTCGCCAGGCTCAGCCAGGCGGCCATCCGGCAGGAGCTCTCCGCCGACCACGTTCAAACGGCGATCAGCCGCGGGTTCCCCTACCGTGTCGTAGTCCGCCGCCACGTGCTGCGCAACGCAGCGCTGCCCGTGCTTACCGTCCTCGGCCTGACCCTAGCGGGCATGATTTCCGGCACGGTCGTCGTCGAGCAGGTCTTTCAGCTCAACGGGCTCGGGAGCCTTCTTGTGAGCTCCGTGCAGCAAAAGGACTTCCCCGTTGTGCAGGCCATCTGCCTTACCTACGTTGCATCCTTCATCGTCCTGAACACTGTCATCGACCTCGCGTACTCGGTCCTGGACCCCCGCGTCTCGGTCGGGAAAGGAAAATCATGACCGTCCTCGCCGCCGTCATGGACGCCCGCCGCCGCGCCTGGAAGGGCCGCGTGCGAGGCCGCGGCCTGGGCACCATCGGCTGGTGCTCCGCAGCCGCGCTCACCGCGGTCGCCCTTCTGGCCGCACTCGGCCCAGTCCTCGTCGTGACGGACCCCAACGCCGT from Pseudarthrobacter psychrotolerans encodes the following:
- a CDS encoding ABC transporter permease, with translation MSAQTASTARPPAPASARGTANRSSIWHTVRFIAARLGGLAATLLAASFVVFGALYLAPGSPLTFLTQGRSMTPDAISQINERYHFDEPFALQYIRWLGGVVQGDFGESILYREPVGPLLAQRIGTTVALVALSAIFVALIGLAIGIFAGLRPGLLASTLIGLSTAAMAVPTFVAAVVLTLVFAVNLGWFPVFGVGVDPADALYHLVLPSFALALASIAFVARLSQAAIRQELSADHVQTAISRGFPYRVVVRRHVLRNAALPVLTVLGLTLAGMISGTVVVEQVFQLNGLGSLLVSSVQQKDFPVVQAICLTYVASFIVLNTVIDLAYSVLDPRVSVGKGKS
- a CDS encoding amidohydrolase, producing MNARVFTADQPAWAEALIVEGDKIAYVGDGATARRLAGDDCVEEDLDGALVLPGFVDGHAHIVATGEAAGQADLWGAQDLAEIQRRLSRWASAHPEAPRVRAQGWLHGTVPGDGPTRHMLDEVIADRPVYVQAYDYHSIWLNTAALAEIGINSHTVAPRGGSIARGESGEPTGYIDETAMQQLVWPALDGAASDAERDRHLEAALAGYRAVGVTAAIDMGLDEGDLAAMVRAEEAGTLTARIAAHWRIHRSEDPAENLAQVARAAELAARHDSPWLRVVGIKVLVDGTVDGCTATLGRAYADGSLPGPIWDLPALAPVVAAADAAGLQVAMHAIGDEAVRIAIAAVEHAVRTNGPAQRRHRIEHLEVVEQADIVRLAALGIVASMQPVHADPAIQGNWRAMLGDERIDRGFPWPEITDAGAALAFGTDSPTSPFAPLPNMFVAATRRSAFDPSLPPNIARYALPLEEAVVHATRDAAWSCRAEDRFGRLSAGLFADFIVLDRDVFRTQAEELLEAKVVRTVVAGRDVLAMEGAVHR